Proteins encoded together in one Miscanthus floridulus cultivar M001 chromosome 16, ASM1932011v1, whole genome shotgun sequence window:
- the LOC136511566 gene encoding auxilin-like protein 1 isoform X1, whose amino-acid sequence MEAARRERRHHRKAAAAAVATGAAGVGGGGGGAAAARAAYGDVFGGPPRFAAPFGGAPLDYAEVFGGVAATCSIPYLDLPPAPASSAGAGGFFACRGKGDYGEIFGRFDFADFALPYEDLFGAPQREPEPEAARDTDPEIASSSGSSTRSSFKKESCQLEDEPSILHQHYQNLDHRQHFKDHKFSPISFSPDTESPQFVVSYNKTTERRPDDLIEMTTCTAKPSLDFVIDSRNLSHDTAINHVSRIDNGTMANDDDNKNPSSANTSVRSPESDFAVDQKQQSLSWTPISGSISANENHKNSDIHSTRSTVTPPDYAFLWVSDSDAQTQPIKVQPILRQQPKLLNKKESAAKGCVNIVNHNCSPTSAAHTTSSSNMPHTDKKVDGNPTSASAAMKEAMDFAEARLKAAKALLEGKGDSFKLRKKPSHLRSTRSMEIKSPISVDVDTSEQKLSVKKSSKEEKNLDDSLFDKHKKLSAVRLDHFDDNGKKVLPLEKPQHMLQHCTESCQTSSELEKLGNWKSGNDFFELSGDDQKCKTDEVTEGGDKCKQTDPITSVINDQRETEFNAADSDLDRYEKPWEVNDGRNVGVKHVNLGENKTAPVDKDRVSVILEPSTENMAHQETHNSIGEGLVTLENAKESHDTDKCIELPTSGASTKLDVFKDVSGSLPEACSSVNASDLRDHGNISPNLSPLAGTSQEDTNSKLAPEVSCDSGMQHSSRSNEKLQESSDVSNVAISQGSNIKSLILEELKESDVCDAFTRGPNRIEQEAESYGREKFSFIDGSLLLPSHFHNKGAKINLVSEKVQKFEIEKKVGPCAHPEVTIVDLDADCPKDANDDILQNDNFADPEESNMLNVFEVASKLIKRELDQGMHGSLGHGEEENMEEGMDAFISDINGKEADETALENSECTGTEEGSAHCNLDQNSSESTNRGKNGVDAKRDTTCDEVGSESLSGDEVVIKATSDSAGEVSNRGERELPTERSTCEDHKKAIIMEEKDTTARISKAEHVPSPLETTCGVTKSAEAPTSVPIGTWKKEVHGVQRTKERENMTTADSACEKDKGSSQRVQEKKENERRLEKERELAEEKERRKLEKERELAEEKERTKLEKEKELAEEKERRKLDKDRELAEEKERRKLEEAERERERKKDRLAVERATREAHERAFAEAREKAEKMALERITAARQRASAEAREKEERASVEAAPQRATREARIKAERAAVERATAEARERAIEKAKAEKALAEARERRERYKSSFKESFKSTNQDIRQESQFQRATSGNFIRNPDSGNRAVVEVESALRHKARLERHQRTAERVTKALAEKNMRDLLAQREQAEKHRLSEFLDPEIKRWSNGKEGNLRALLSTLQYILGADSGWQPVPLTDLITAVAVKKAYRKATLCVHPDKLQQRGATIRQKYICEKVFDLLKDAWNKFTSEER is encoded by the exons ATGGAGGCGGCGCGGAGGGAGAGGAGGCACCACCGGAAGGCagccgcggcggcggtggcgacgggagcGGCGGGCgttggtggcggaggaggaggagcggcggcggcacggGCGGCGTACGGGGACGTGTTCGGCGGGCCGCCGCGCTTCGCGGCGCCGTTCGGGGGCGCGCCGCTGGACTACGCCGAGGTGTTCGGCGGCGTCGCCGCGACCTGCTCCATCCCGTACCTCGACCTGCCGCCTGCGCCCGCCtccagcgccggcgccggcggcttcTTCGCATGCCGCGGGAAGGGGGACTACGGGGAGATCTTCGGCCGCTTCGACTTTGCCGACTTCGCGCTGCCGTACGAGGACCTCTTCGGCGCGCCGCAGCGCGAGCCCGAGCCCGAGGCTGCCAGGGATACGGACCCGGAGATCGCCTCGTCCAGCGGGAGCTCCACCAG ATCATCGTTTAAAAAAGAATCCTGCCAGCTGGAGGATGAGCCTTCTATACTTCATCAACACTATCAAAATCTGGATCATCGCCAGCACTTTAAAGACCATAAGTTTTCTCCAATATCCTTCTCTCCAGACACAGAAAGTCCGCAGTTTGTGGTGTCATATAACAAAACTACTGAGAGGAGACCCGATGATCTAATTGAGATGACGACCTGCACAGCTAAACCTTCGTTGGACTTTGTGATTGATTCTCGCAATTTGTCACATGATACAGCAATCAATCATGTTTCGAGAATTGACAATGGCACAATggccaatgatgatgataataagaaCCCAAGCTCTGCTAACACGAGTGTGCGGAGTCCTGAGAGTGATTTTGCAGTTGATCAGAAGCAACAAAGTCTATCGTGGACACCTATTTCTGGAAGTATATCAGCAAATGAAAACCACAAGAACTCTGATATTCATTCAACACGCAGTACTGTAACACCTCCTGATTATGCATTTCTTTGGGTATCTGACAGTGATGCACAGACACAACCAATCAAAGTACAGCCAATATTGAGGCAGCAACCTAAACTGCTCAACAAGAAAGAGAGTGCAGCTAAAGGATGCGTCAATATTGTAAACCACAATTGCTCTCCAACTTCTGCTGCACATACCACTTCAAGTAGCAACATGCCTCACACTGACAAGAAAGTTGATGGCAATCCAACTTCTGCATCAGCAGCTATGAAGGAGGCAATGGATTTTGCTGAAGCTAGGTTAAAGGCTGCAAAAGCATTGTTAGAGGGAAAAGGTGACAGTTTTAAATTGCGGAAGAAGCCAAGTCATCTTAGAAGCACAAGGTCTATGGAAATCAAGTCTCCTATTTCTGTAGATGTCGATACTTCCGAACAAAAACTATCGGTGAAAAAGTCATCGAAAGAAGAAAAGAACCTTGATGATTCTTTGTTTGACAAGCATAAAAAGTTAAGTGCAGTCAGATTAGATCATTTCGATGACAATGGGAAAAAGGTACTTCCATTGGAGAAGCCTCAGCACATGTTGCAACACTGCACTGAGTCCTGTCAAACTTCCAGTGAACTAGAGAAACTAGGCAACTGGAAGTCAGGTAATGACTTTTTTGAGCTATCCGGAGATGATCAGAAAtgcaaaactgatgaagtcacagagggaGGTGATAAATGCAAGCAAACGGATCCCATTACTAGTGTCATCAATGATCAGAGGGAAACTGAATTCAATGCAGCAGACTCTGACTTGGACAGGTATGAAAAACCATGGGAGGTTAATGATGGCAGGAATGTGGGGGTGAAACATGTAAATCTGGGGGAGAACAAGACGGCTCCAGTGGACAAAGATAGGGTGTCTGTGATTTTAGAACCTTCTACAGAAAATATGGCACACCAAGAGACTCATAATTCAATTGGTGAGGGACTTGTAACACTGGAAAATGCTAAGGAAAGCCATGATACTGATAAATGTATTGAGCTTCCTACAAGTGGAGCCTCCACAAAGCTGGATGTCTTCAAGGATGTCTCAGGTTCATTACCAGAGGCTTGCTCATCAGTAAATGCCAGTGATCTTAGAGACCATGGTAATATTAGTCCAAATTTAAGTCCATTAGCAGGAACATCACAAGAGGACACAAACAGTAAACTGGCACCAGAAGTATCTTGCGATAGCGGGATGCAACACAGTTCTCGGAGTAATGAAAAGTTACAGGAATCCTCAGATGTATCTAATGTTGCTATTTCCCAGGGAAGTAACATTAAATCATTGATTTTAGAAGAACTTAAAGAATCTGATGTATGTGATGCTTTCACGAGGGGACCTAATAGAATTGAGCAGGAAGCTGAAAGTTATGGAAGAGAAAAATTCAGCTTTATTGATGGATCGCTCTTGCTGCCATCACACTTCCATAACAAAGGAGCCAAGATAAATTTAGTCTCTGAAAAAGTACAGAAATTCGAAATTGAGAAGAAAGTTGGTCCATGTGCACACCCTGAGGTAACAATTGTGGATCTGGACGCTGATTGTCCTAAAGATGCAAATGATGATATTCTACAAAATGATAACTTTGCGGACCCAGAAGAATCAAACATGCTGAATGTATTTGAGGTAGCTAGCAAGTTGATCAAAAGAGAACTGGATCAAGGAATGCATGGGTCATTAGGGCATGGTGAAGAGGAGAACATGGAAGAAGGAATGGATGCATTTATCTCTGATATTAATGGCAAAGAAGCAGATGAAACCGCATTAGAAAATAGTGAGTGCACAGGTACTGAAGAAGGATCTGCTCACTGTAAcctggaccaaaattcatctgaAAGCACCAACAGGGGAAAAAATGGTGTAGATGCAAAGCGTGATACAACTTGTGATGAAGTTGGATCTGAATCCCTTTCAGGCGATGAAGTTGTCATCAAAGCTACAAGTGATAGCGCCGGAGAGGTTTCCAACAGAGGAGAAAGAGAATTACCAACAGAAAGGTCTACATGTGAAGATCATAAGAAGGCAATCATAATGGAAGAAAAAGACACTACAGCAAGGATATCAAAGGCAGAGCATGTACCATCTCCCTTGGAGACGACGTGTGGTGTAACTAAATCTGCTGAAGCTCCCACATCAGTTCCTATTGGGACGTGGAAAAAAGAGGTACATGGAGTTCAGAGGACCAAAGAGAGGGAGAACATGACGACAGCAGATAGTGCATGTGAGAAGGACAAAGGGTCTTCTCAAAGAGtacaagagaaaaaagaaaacgaAAGGAGATTGGAGAAAGAAAGAGAACTTGCTGAGGAGAAGGAAAGAAGGAAATTGGAGAAAGAAAGAGAACTTGCCGAAGAGAAGGAAAGAACGAAATTGGAGAAAGAAAAAGAACTTGCCGAAGAGAAGGAAAGAAGGAAATTGGATAAAGACAGAGAACTTGCTGAAGAGAAGGAAAGAAGAAAATTGGAAGAGGCAGAAAGGGAGAGGGAGCGTAAAAAGGATAGACTTGCTGTTGAAAGAGCGACAAGAGAAGCACACGAGAGAGCATTTGCCGAAGCTCGTGAAAAGGCAGAAAAGATGGCTTTGGAAAGAATTACTGCTGCACGGCAACGGGCATCTGCAGAGGCCCGAGAGAAAGAAGAGAGAGCGAGTGTTGAAGCTGCTCCTCAAAGGGCTACTAGAGAAGCTAGGATAAAAGCAGAACGTGCGGCAGTTGAGCGAGCAACTGCTGAAGCTCGGGAGCGGGCAATAGAAAAGGCGAAGGCTGAGAAGGCTCTCGCAGAGGCAAGAGAACGGAGGGAACGATACAAATCCTCTTTCAAGGAGAGTTTTAAGTCCACCAATCAG GACATTCGACAGGAGTCACAATTTCAGAGGGCAACTTCTGGTAATTTCATTCGAAACCCAGATTCCGGCAACAGAG CTGTGGTTGAGGTTGAGTCCGCTTTAAGACATAAAGCAAGATTAGAGAGGCATCAACGCACAGCTGAGCGTGTG ACAAAAGCGCTTGCTGAGAAGAACATGCGGGACCTGCTAGCTCAAAGAGAGCAAGCAGAGAAACAT AGGCTGTCTGAATTCCTGGATCCTGAGATCAAGAGATGGTCAAATGGAAAGGAAGGAAATCTGAGGGCCTTGCTGTCCACGTTGCAATAC ATTCTTGGTGCCGATAGTGGCTGGCAACCGGTGCCACTAACAGATCTCATTACAGCTGTTGCTGTGAAGAAAGCTTACAGGAAGGCAACCCTTTGTGTCCATCCAGATAAATTGCAGCAAAGGGGTGCTACAATCAGACAGAAATACATCTGCGAGAAGGTTTTCGATCTTCTTAAG GATGCTTGGAACAAGTTCACATCAGAGGAGCGCTAG
- the LOC136511566 gene encoding auxilin-like protein 1 isoform X2, producing MTTCTAKPSLDFVIDSRNLSHDTAINHVSRIDNGTMANDDDNKNPSSANTSVRSPESDFAVDQKQQSLSWTPISGSISANENHKNSDIHSTRSTVTPPDYAFLWVSDSDAQTQPIKVQPILRQQPKLLNKKESAAKGCVNIVNHNCSPTSAAHTTSSSNMPHTDKKVDGNPTSASAAMKEAMDFAEARLKAAKALLEGKGDSFKLRKKPSHLRSTRSMEIKSPISVDVDTSEQKLSVKKSSKEEKNLDDSLFDKHKKLSAVRLDHFDDNGKKVLPLEKPQHMLQHCTESCQTSSELEKLGNWKSGNDFFELSGDDQKCKTDEVTEGGDKCKQTDPITSVINDQRETEFNAADSDLDRYEKPWEVNDGRNVGVKHVNLGENKTAPVDKDRVSVILEPSTENMAHQETHNSIGEGLVTLENAKESHDTDKCIELPTSGASTKLDVFKDVSGSLPEACSSVNASDLRDHGNISPNLSPLAGTSQEDTNSKLAPEVSCDSGMQHSSRSNEKLQESSDVSNVAISQGSNIKSLILEELKESDVCDAFTRGPNRIEQEAESYGREKFSFIDGSLLLPSHFHNKGAKINLVSEKVQKFEIEKKVGPCAHPEVTIVDLDADCPKDANDDILQNDNFADPEESNMLNVFEVASKLIKRELDQGMHGSLGHGEEENMEEGMDAFISDINGKEADETALENSECTGTEEGSAHCNLDQNSSESTNRGKNGVDAKRDTTCDEVGSESLSGDEVVIKATSDSAGEVSNRGERELPTERSTCEDHKKAIIMEEKDTTARISKAEHVPSPLETTCGVTKSAEAPTSVPIGTWKKEVHGVQRTKERENMTTADSACEKDKGSSQRVQEKKENERRLEKERELAEEKERRKLEKERELAEEKERTKLEKEKELAEEKERRKLDKDRELAEEKERRKLEEAERERERKKDRLAVERATREAHERAFAEAREKAEKMALERITAARQRASAEAREKEERASVEAAPQRATREARIKAERAAVERATAEARERAIEKAKAEKALAEARERRERYKSSFKESFKSTNQDIRQESQFQRATSGNFIRNPDSGNRAVVEVESALRHKARLERHQRTAERVTKALAEKNMRDLLAQREQAEKHRLSEFLDPEIKRWSNGKEGNLRALLSTLQYILGADSGWQPVPLTDLITAVAVKKAYRKATLCVHPDKLQQRGATIRQKYICEKVFDLLKDAWNKFTSEER from the exons ATGACGACCTGCACAGCTAAACCTTCGTTGGACTTTGTGATTGATTCTCGCAATTTGTCACATGATACAGCAATCAATCATGTTTCGAGAATTGACAATGGCACAATggccaatgatgatgataataagaaCCCAAGCTCTGCTAACACGAGTGTGCGGAGTCCTGAGAGTGATTTTGCAGTTGATCAGAAGCAACAAAGTCTATCGTGGACACCTATTTCTGGAAGTATATCAGCAAATGAAAACCACAAGAACTCTGATATTCATTCAACACGCAGTACTGTAACACCTCCTGATTATGCATTTCTTTGGGTATCTGACAGTGATGCACAGACACAACCAATCAAAGTACAGCCAATATTGAGGCAGCAACCTAAACTGCTCAACAAGAAAGAGAGTGCAGCTAAAGGATGCGTCAATATTGTAAACCACAATTGCTCTCCAACTTCTGCTGCACATACCACTTCAAGTAGCAACATGCCTCACACTGACAAGAAAGTTGATGGCAATCCAACTTCTGCATCAGCAGCTATGAAGGAGGCAATGGATTTTGCTGAAGCTAGGTTAAAGGCTGCAAAAGCATTGTTAGAGGGAAAAGGTGACAGTTTTAAATTGCGGAAGAAGCCAAGTCATCTTAGAAGCACAAGGTCTATGGAAATCAAGTCTCCTATTTCTGTAGATGTCGATACTTCCGAACAAAAACTATCGGTGAAAAAGTCATCGAAAGAAGAAAAGAACCTTGATGATTCTTTGTTTGACAAGCATAAAAAGTTAAGTGCAGTCAGATTAGATCATTTCGATGACAATGGGAAAAAGGTACTTCCATTGGAGAAGCCTCAGCACATGTTGCAACACTGCACTGAGTCCTGTCAAACTTCCAGTGAACTAGAGAAACTAGGCAACTGGAAGTCAGGTAATGACTTTTTTGAGCTATCCGGAGATGATCAGAAAtgcaaaactgatgaagtcacagagggaGGTGATAAATGCAAGCAAACGGATCCCATTACTAGTGTCATCAATGATCAGAGGGAAACTGAATTCAATGCAGCAGACTCTGACTTGGACAGGTATGAAAAACCATGGGAGGTTAATGATGGCAGGAATGTGGGGGTGAAACATGTAAATCTGGGGGAGAACAAGACGGCTCCAGTGGACAAAGATAGGGTGTCTGTGATTTTAGAACCTTCTACAGAAAATATGGCACACCAAGAGACTCATAATTCAATTGGTGAGGGACTTGTAACACTGGAAAATGCTAAGGAAAGCCATGATACTGATAAATGTATTGAGCTTCCTACAAGTGGAGCCTCCACAAAGCTGGATGTCTTCAAGGATGTCTCAGGTTCATTACCAGAGGCTTGCTCATCAGTAAATGCCAGTGATCTTAGAGACCATGGTAATATTAGTCCAAATTTAAGTCCATTAGCAGGAACATCACAAGAGGACACAAACAGTAAACTGGCACCAGAAGTATCTTGCGATAGCGGGATGCAACACAGTTCTCGGAGTAATGAAAAGTTACAGGAATCCTCAGATGTATCTAATGTTGCTATTTCCCAGGGAAGTAACATTAAATCATTGATTTTAGAAGAACTTAAAGAATCTGATGTATGTGATGCTTTCACGAGGGGACCTAATAGAATTGAGCAGGAAGCTGAAAGTTATGGAAGAGAAAAATTCAGCTTTATTGATGGATCGCTCTTGCTGCCATCACACTTCCATAACAAAGGAGCCAAGATAAATTTAGTCTCTGAAAAAGTACAGAAATTCGAAATTGAGAAGAAAGTTGGTCCATGTGCACACCCTGAGGTAACAATTGTGGATCTGGACGCTGATTGTCCTAAAGATGCAAATGATGATATTCTACAAAATGATAACTTTGCGGACCCAGAAGAATCAAACATGCTGAATGTATTTGAGGTAGCTAGCAAGTTGATCAAAAGAGAACTGGATCAAGGAATGCATGGGTCATTAGGGCATGGTGAAGAGGAGAACATGGAAGAAGGAATGGATGCATTTATCTCTGATATTAATGGCAAAGAAGCAGATGAAACCGCATTAGAAAATAGTGAGTGCACAGGTACTGAAGAAGGATCTGCTCACTGTAAcctggaccaaaattcatctgaAAGCACCAACAGGGGAAAAAATGGTGTAGATGCAAAGCGTGATACAACTTGTGATGAAGTTGGATCTGAATCCCTTTCAGGCGATGAAGTTGTCATCAAAGCTACAAGTGATAGCGCCGGAGAGGTTTCCAACAGAGGAGAAAGAGAATTACCAACAGAAAGGTCTACATGTGAAGATCATAAGAAGGCAATCATAATGGAAGAAAAAGACACTACAGCAAGGATATCAAAGGCAGAGCATGTACCATCTCCCTTGGAGACGACGTGTGGTGTAACTAAATCTGCTGAAGCTCCCACATCAGTTCCTATTGGGACGTGGAAAAAAGAGGTACATGGAGTTCAGAGGACCAAAGAGAGGGAGAACATGACGACAGCAGATAGTGCATGTGAGAAGGACAAAGGGTCTTCTCAAAGAGtacaagagaaaaaagaaaacgaAAGGAGATTGGAGAAAGAAAGAGAACTTGCTGAGGAGAAGGAAAGAAGGAAATTGGAGAAAGAAAGAGAACTTGCCGAAGAGAAGGAAAGAACGAAATTGGAGAAAGAAAAAGAACTTGCCGAAGAGAAGGAAAGAAGGAAATTGGATAAAGACAGAGAACTTGCTGAAGAGAAGGAAAGAAGAAAATTGGAAGAGGCAGAAAGGGAGAGGGAGCGTAAAAAGGATAGACTTGCTGTTGAAAGAGCGACAAGAGAAGCACACGAGAGAGCATTTGCCGAAGCTCGTGAAAAGGCAGAAAAGATGGCTTTGGAAAGAATTACTGCTGCACGGCAACGGGCATCTGCAGAGGCCCGAGAGAAAGAAGAGAGAGCGAGTGTTGAAGCTGCTCCTCAAAGGGCTACTAGAGAAGCTAGGATAAAAGCAGAACGTGCGGCAGTTGAGCGAGCAACTGCTGAAGCTCGGGAGCGGGCAATAGAAAAGGCGAAGGCTGAGAAGGCTCTCGCAGAGGCAAGAGAACGGAGGGAACGATACAAATCCTCTTTCAAGGAGAGTTTTAAGTCCACCAATCAG GACATTCGACAGGAGTCACAATTTCAGAGGGCAACTTCTGGTAATTTCATTCGAAACCCAGATTCCGGCAACAGAG CTGTGGTTGAGGTTGAGTCCGCTTTAAGACATAAAGCAAGATTAGAGAGGCATCAACGCACAGCTGAGCGTGTG ACAAAAGCGCTTGCTGAGAAGAACATGCGGGACCTGCTAGCTCAAAGAGAGCAAGCAGAGAAACAT AGGCTGTCTGAATTCCTGGATCCTGAGATCAAGAGATGGTCAAATGGAAAGGAAGGAAATCTGAGGGCCTTGCTGTCCACGTTGCAATAC ATTCTTGGTGCCGATAGTGGCTGGCAACCGGTGCCACTAACAGATCTCATTACAGCTGTTGCTGTGAAGAAAGCTTACAGGAAGGCAACCCTTTGTGTCCATCCAGATAAATTGCAGCAAAGGGGTGCTACAATCAGACAGAAATACATCTGCGAGAAGGTTTTCGATCTTCTTAAG GATGCTTGGAACAAGTTCACATCAGAGGAGCGCTAG